In Amia ocellicauda isolate fAmiCal2 chromosome 3, fAmiCal2.hap1, whole genome shotgun sequence, the DNA window ACTGGCTGTGGGTGAGTCGGGGCCACTCTCGAAGTCCGACTCCCCATTAAAGCGGCAGAAGCGTCTTTTTGGGGCCACTTTCCTGATCGGTTTGCTACACACATCGCTGTCCGATTCGCTGGAGCTGTCCATCAGCACGCTGGTCGAGGTCCTTTTCCGGTGCGGTCTGACCACCACGCCTTCCTCATCGCCGTCCTCCTTCCCATCGCTGCACTGGGCGGGCGGCCGGTCCTCCTTGCCGCTCCTCGCAGAGTCCTCGATGTCCCCATCGCTGTGGTCTCCCTGGGACTCGCTGTCGGAGTTTGTGCAGCAGCTCCTAGGGTCGGACTCATCGCCGCTGTCACTGTCCTGCAGGTGAGACAGGAATCCGAGTCTTGTTCGTCTCCGGTCCACACGGGAAACCTTCTTGGACTCTACAGATAATCGTGTCCTGCGTCTGGTTCCGTAGGTGTTAGTGCTGCTTCCACTCGCCATCGTGTAAATCGTCTACCAAGGAAACGTAAGTTATTTAAACAGTTAAACATGTTTAGTTTGGTCTTCCAtggtaaaaccacagtaaagtgtaggaaATCATAGTCAAGCAGGTACAGTAACCATAAAGCAATTAAAATTTGTACTGCAATTGATTAAATCCattaatttcaaaatgtcaATTCCAATTCTGATTCCTATTCTTACTCCACATCCAACATCCATCTGAATTCACTCCATCTCTGGTAGCTGAACAGATCCATTCCACAAAACAACCCATTTCTCACTGaagaaataaaatcaacatCTAAAAGGTTCAGAAAAATGGCCAAATATTTTAGGAGCCACCACAACCTGGGAAAGAAACCTGGgtaagtattttattaaaacaaataactacATTAGCACGGCCACAGTGCATCAGCACCCTGACTATCTCAATCAGATGTATGCTGAAGGGGTTTATAACAAAGGCTAGGGGGTGATGCTCTCAAAGTAAGGACAGTTTACAGGGACACAAAAAACAGTGACAACAGGAGCGCTTCATATGTTCCTGAACTCGGGGATTTCCACACCAATAGCTACACTGGGATGCTGTGCAGCACCTCTTCTGTGAAAGCTAACTTACTGGCTGACAGTCAATGGTAGCAGTACATTACACGAcagtagtttttttatttaaccttttccgtacatacataacacatcaTCAGCTTGGCACACAGGACAGCTGTGCAAGGAGCCCTCTACTCCAGGAGATGCTGCAAATCAGTGTGTAAGAGCTTAAGACATTGCTTTGCCACTATGGACATCTCATACTGTACAGATTTATCAAAGGCCACCAAACAGAGAAAGACGCTCTACTGTGATTCACTGTCCAAATAGACTTAAATTAATACGAAGCAATTACGTCCATGTGtgtaagtaaataaaacaaacgcATTGGGGAATATTACTGCAGCATCTCAAGTTTCAACGTGTTTGGGAAATAATCTCAATCATGTGAAGCCAGAGGCATGTTTTACTGTTCCTTGAGATAGTGGTGCGGTTGTGTTTAAAACGCGACATACAGATACACTAATACATACATTGCAGCTTCATCTGAAGCACTTCTCAGTTTTGTTGGTAGCCTGTGCTTACCGGAAATCCACAGAAAGCAGCTGAAACCCAATTACCGAAGGAACCCCGATATCTGTAATAtgtcaaaaaatataaaagctctatttttttgttttcgccAGGGCgggaataataattattattatttgcatgcTTACTTCCTTGTACACCTACCGGAAATACGTCACTCACAATGCTGGTCCATGAAAGCGCCACAGCGCCACCACGTGGGGCCTGGCAGTACTGTTTCAATGCTGCAGTACAGCGgacatattttcaaatgaaaacaGTAGCTGGTTTAacttcaaaatcaaaagtatttatttattattcatacaCAAGTTCAGAAGAAATATGCAGCTTTATACAGACGAATCATTACACAGAACACCAAGTTCAGAAGACAATGCATTTGGATATGGTTTATAGATTGGCATAAATGATGTATATGAAAAGATTTGCATACACCTATAAAGATATTACAGTGGATTCACACGTACTTTAAAGAAAATTAACACAAACATGTCATATTTAGAGAGAGACTGGGATGTAGAAAGAGTGAAtctgtagtttattttaaatcaaaatgtgtgtgtttcttttaagACCAGATAAGCATTTTGCCATCTGAACCTCCTGAGAGTAAATATTCCCCTTTGTGGTCAAAAATTACGCTCTGGACGGCGTCTTCATGCCCCACTAAGCTGGACACCTCTGAGGAGGCGAGATCCAGGAGCTTCACAGATCCGTCATTGCTGGCGATGGCCACGGTTCTGCCTGAGGGGCTGAAGGTGGCCTGGTTGGCAGGGTGGGGGCCAGTGTCCACACTAAGCATCACCGCCACCTTCCTGACATCCCACAGCTTCACCCCCCCGTAGGAATCGCAGGACACAATTGTGTCCCCCAGCAAATTGAACGCAGCGTGGTTACAGGAATGCAGGTGGCCGTAAAACGTCTGGCCACATAGGCCAGTCCTGGCGTCCCAAAGGGAGAGTGTCTTGTCGGCAGAGCTGGTGAGAAGGGTGTTGGAAAAGGGCAGGAAGGTGATGCTGTTCACAGAGTCCACGTGGCCATGCAAGGTGAAGCGGCACCTCTGGCTGTTCAGGTCCCAGACCTtgctggtgttgtccatggagCAGGATGCCACAAAGTCCCCGCAGGAGTGGAAGGAGCAGCCCCAGACGGCGTGGGTGTGGCCCTCCAGGGTCAGCATGCACTCTGCCTTGGAGAAGTCCCACACCCTCACCGTGGTGTCTCCACTGCTGGTGGCCAGCTTGCTGCCGTCAGGGTGGAAGCAACAGCCCGATAGCCAGTCAGAGTGGCCCTCACCGGTCATTATGATCTCCCCATTAGGGAAGCCCCACATCTTCCAAAATCGGTCGTCGCTGGCCGTCACTATGATCTGCTTGCGTGGGTGCATGGCCAGGCTGCTCACAGGCAGGTCGCTGGCTTTCAAGGAATTGGTCAGTCTGAATCCGGATGCTTTGGAGACGTGGGCAGACTGCCCTTTGGCATGGGAGAGGTAGGGGTTAACCCTGGTATCGACAGGGAACTCAGAGTCCCTAGGGTGTttgctggctgtgtgcttgGTAGGATCTTTAGCAGGATCATATGGTGCCACGCCTTCCACATGCTGCCTGGGCTCTCTGTCTGGGCTGCACTTGGGTCTCCTGTGGGGAACACTGCCCTCCCTTGCAGGCCACTGTGACGACGGAGCCCCCTGAGGTGGCACCTCCCTCCCGGACTGCAGGTTGCGCAGGGTGGCCTCCAGCCCAGTGATCTGGCTCACTGCTCTGTCCCGCTCCAAGCTCACGAGCATTTTCTGCTTGAGGGCGGCCTGGCACTTGTCGTTCAGCTGCCGCACCGTGGGCTCGTAGGAGGCGTAGTGCTTCTTCAGCCTCCTGATGTCCTCGATCAGCCTGTTCTTCTCCTGCACCACTCGCTTGTGCTGCATGCGGTGGAAGTCGCGCTCCTTCTGCAGCTTCACCAGGGTCTCGGCGGCTCTGAAGGCCGCCTGCCTGTAATTGTCGCGCTCTCTCTGCACACTCCTGATCTCGTTGTCCAGGAGCTGGTTGTGGGTGTACACGTCGGGCACAAAGCCCACATCTGCGGCGTTCAGCAGGCCTCGCTGCTCCATTTCAAACCACTCCGTCTGGAAGCAGTCCATGGTTTTCCCCATGCCCATCTTGATTAAGAAGTTGCGGATAAAGTCGTCCACCACTTCTGGTTTGTGGGAAAGGAGCTGTCTGGCCGATGTGGGCCCCTGAGCCACGGTGAGCATGTCCCCTGTCTGCTCACACATCGCCTTCACAGCAGCTTCTAAATTCTCCTCCCCCTCTGTCAGGCTCCATTGGTCATCTGCAGGGACCTCCTCGTACTGATAGTCGTCTTCAGACTCTTCAGCTATTGAAACCTTGTCAAGATAGTAAGGTCCCTGTCGCGTTTGCTCCGCCGGTGCAGCCATTGCGCCCCAGTGCCGCCTCTGCGTGCAGTGTACTGTTGGCATGGAAACAGCCTGACCGCGGGAGAGCGACTGCTAATCTCGCCAGAAGTACGGTGTACGCATGcgcaataaaatgtaaatgaaaaatatataaaggtcTATACATAATGATGTTATTTTACGATTTTAATGAATTTGTGTTAGATGTGGTTTCTGGTTCTTTCTCAatacaactaaaaaaaaaaaaaaagtaaaaaatagaaAGTGATCTTGTCAATAAAGCTGCATCGCTTTGAATTGTTGTTAGGCTTCCTTCCATCATGGCGGACTATCGAGAGGCGCCCTTGGCATCTCGTCCAAAAACCTTGGACCCGGCCGAGTATTTCGCCCTATCGCCGGCCCAGCGGAGGGCTGAGGCGGAGCGGGCTGCGTTGCGAGCCCAGCTGAAGAGGCAGTTCCAGCTGCAGCTCAACGACCCTCGCCGGGCGGCGCTCATTGTAGGTCGGGGGCAGGAGGACCGCAGTGCTGGGTGGTGGTGTCATTTCAtttcaacacaacacaatgcatcGCACCCCGTGATCTTACAGTGAGACAACTGGACACGTTTGTTACAGGGACGTGTCGCTGCTATAGTGTCGCGACTCTGGTTTGTGATGTCTAAGCAGGTTTTGATTTGAATGCACAAAGTGTTGGATGCGAGACGACGTGACCTTGCTGCTTTGCTCTTATGTTAGCAGTAGTATATGATTACATCCAGTTAGTCGCTCAGTGTGTTCACATTTACTGACATGAATATGTTTACAGTACAGCAATAAAATAGACCATGTCACTAAATTACACTGGTGCTCTGCGGAAATGTGTTGTCTGTactatgtataaaaatatatcaattgTGACAGGCGTAAGGACTACTATTTCCAACACGTGTGTTTTATGTATCAAAGTGCTGggctatttattttgaaataactCGTTTAATGACTTACATAGATGTCACTACAATCGTGTCTACTAATGATGGAGTATTTGAGTAAATgctaaaaatgcattttaagtgATTGAGCCTGTCCTCAAAGGTGAACTCAAGGCATTTGTTATTTGGCTAAAATAACTCCTAATGCATCTACTTACATGCTGGGGTGACTTGACAGTGTTTtttgtgtcctttttttttatcagagaGGGTTGGGTGGGGGTGACAGTGGAAGACTTGGGTGATCAagtttgtgtgttgtttctcCAGGAAGACCCAGCTCTAACTCGCTGGACCTACGCCCGCACGCTCAACGTGTACCCCAACTTCAGACCTACTCCCAAGACCTCCCTGCTGGGCCTGGTGTGTGGCGTGGCACCCCTTTTGTTTTGGTACTTTGTCTTCAAGACAGACAGGGTGAGTTCATTAAGTGCTTTATGGTATGCTATGCTATGGTATTGCCAAGACTGACTTGTTGTGCCTCTTTCATTCATCTTCTTCCAAGTACTATTGGTGTGTTAATTGCCGGAAGACATTTAATTTGGCTTTTGAAGCTTGGCTTGGTATATTTCAAGCAATTCTGCATAATGTACATTGATTTCCAGCAATGTACACAGCCaagtccatttttttttttaggaaaaatATTACAGGCCTCTGGAAAATGTAACCACAAAGGAttgaaaataatgcaaaaaggGACAGATTTGTAATTTAACAGTATTACTTGAGTTAGTCAACAATTTGGCATTGCAACTTGgttaacataaatacataaagtgaATAATGAAGGGATTCTCTGGAGGCATTAACCATGTGCTGTTATATTgggcaattaaaaaaatcttaaaatgcaTACTTATGGTAGCCGAGTTCTACTGTTCTGTTGTGGACTGTTGATCAGTTATTTTCCCCTCTTTTGTAGGATAACAAGGAGAATCTGATAAAGGAAGGAAAAGTAGATCGCCGATTCAAGCTTTCCTATTGATTTGATGGAGATGCTGCAGGATAGCCAGAGcacttttaaaacaatatttgtgtAATGCAATGCTTGACAAACCTATACATATTtcagtgtaaaataaataaaagtattatgGAAAGTAGTTTTGAGTAGCTTTATTTGCAAGAAACACAAGGAAGTCTGTCcatatgtatttaaacattgGTGGGAATGCTGGACATTTTACTGCTAATATAGAAAGAAACTTGCAAGCCAATCTCAATATTTTCAGATTATGTTTGGAAACTTCATTTAAActcaacttttaaaaatgaggAATGTTTTATAACCAAATCATCATTGAATTTGGCCACCAAGGAAGAGATTAATTAAAAACTAGTTAAAGGCAAAGATCAGATTATTTAACTTTTCTTgctaatttataatttataattctaGTTTATTAAGCTATAAAGGGAGGGCATTCATCCAATGTATTTAATTAGGCCAATGGGGATGCTTCTTTTGCATTTAGGTGGTGCTTGTAGATACAATTAACCTTCATTTTCTAGCAAACACAGTAACCAGGTCCGCTGATCAGCTGAAGAATAGTGTTAGAAATGGCTCCACGTTCTTCCTTTATCTCCTATAACAACAAAAGTGGAAGATATTTATCTGTTTGCCTTTAAACTGAAACATTATGAGAAGCAGAATAGACTACAAACAGCATTTTAAGCACAAAGTAATTCAAGTACCACAACAACAGTTACTAAAATGTGTacaaataaagtatttgatttAAGCAAAGCGTAATCCTGAACAAAACCAAGGTGGCTTTCTCAGTCTCGACACGTGTTTGGCATTTCATCGCTTATCTGCTACCCAACACCGACGGAAAACTGTAAGAGCATGGGATTTATCTCCCCATGTTCAGTGGTACCTTAGCATTAATGTCATAATGTAACAATAGCTGTGAAGTAGTGGGTTTTCCCATTCTATTTCAACATGAACAATCGAAATAAGGTCTGAAAACTGAATCAGTTTTACTTAAAGAAAGGCTTCATTGTATAATATTGGGCGTCAGCTGCTTTTTGTCCCGAGTAGTACTCAGGAATTCGCTTTTCATTTCTACTGCAAATGAAGGGGCTAAAAAAACAGGAGTCCCTGCTACGTGCATAATGAGTGTTCCACACCAGTGACGTGTGGTGGAAACGGTGGCTTTAGCCCAGTTTTACCTGctgttttctttatttgctGCTCGGTTTCCAGTTGGGATTGAAGTGGCTTTTCAGAGGTTCCCAGCACTTGTAATAGTTCTTATCCAGACGATTACAGGTGTCCAGACCCCACTTAGTGACTGCCATGCTGAAGGATGACTCGAACATAAAGGCCTgggcagcacaagaaaaaaaagtcatAGAAGTGAAATTGCCTAGAGAAAGGAAGGTGTAGATCTAGATTGACTGTAAATTGTCACATGactaaaatgttaaaatctGAATAGGACATTCAGAAATAGTCCACAACATGTTTAACACTATACAGCTTTTTACATCATTACAAAAGGTTTCCCCATTTGACTTCTGTTAAGAGCTTTGGCAGTCACCAATCGAACACTTGTTCAGAAACGCCAAAGAGAAAGATTTTTCATATTAAACTATTCACCCCCAAGCCCCCTGGATagagttaaataataataaacagcatTAGAAATGAATAATGGCAATTGATTAATATTTGCTGTGCACCATGTGCCGTGCTGAGCTTATGGACACAAATGCAGTGCAGTGAGAAGAGCGCTTACCATGGTGCCCTCTGCCACGCGCTCTGGCTTCAGGTCGGCCCCGCTGGCTTTCTCAAAGCACTCGCTGTCGGGGCCGTGCGGGGTCATTATGCTGTGAAGACTGGCCCCTCCTGGCTGGAAACCTTCCTCCTTGGCCTCGTAGTAACCTTTGATCAAGCCCATGAACTCACTCATGCAGTTCCCTAACGCACAGAAGGCACTGTAAAAACTTTGGACATTGAGGAACACTTTTCACTGAACCCACAAGAATGTGCCTCTGTTAGTTAGTGAGGGGGATAATTTCGATTTCATTACTTGTCATGGGAGCCCAATTATAGGAAAACCATGAACCATGATATTAAATTCATAtgaagctttatttatttatattcactGCATGACCAACAAATCTGGAGTCACGTGAAGGTCCCATGATGTGGCATTTAAGCAGGCTGACTCAATGGGGTGAGTTTCATCATTCTCAAAAGTTACTGGCTTCAGCCTCTGTGCTCAAGGTTCATCCTCTTCCAACCACGTATCCTGTCCACTGAACCCACCAATCCCAGAGCACCATCCCCGCCCCACCCCTCCCTGGCCTCCTGCCCAGCCTTACTGTGGTAGTACGGGGGCCTGAACGTGTGGTCAGCAACCCCCCACCGTGGGGGAAAGATGACAAAGTCTGCAATAGCCACACCGGGGCGAGTGGACTTGGCTGTCAGCACCGTGAAGATGGAGGGATCCTGAGAAAAGGCACAAAGCAGACTTGGATACCTAAAACTGCACTTGATTGAAAATTGATACTTTAATTACAGACCTCCCACAAAAACCCATACAGGTTTAAATCAACAGCTTATTGATTCATAGGTCTTTTTTATAATCTTATACAATAGCTTATTTTGTCTGTCACAGTGTCTCGCTGCAGAGCCTTCTGAAGACAGCACACCAGTGTAGGCAGTTCTGAATTATTCATAGGAGGTCGAGTGCTTTATCTGAGGGGTTGTCCAATCATTTCCATAAGAGAAACCTGATGTTCTGACTAGGTTACACAATGTTTGCACAGTGCCGTGTGTACATGCCTGATGTGAGGTTTCAGGTGCGGACTAGAGCAGTGTGGGGGAATGACCCAGCTTGGAGTAAATCATAAGCCATGTCTTTTCTTTCTATACATAGATTTCACAGTAACAGATGCTCCCTAGTGTTGTTTTCTGCAGTCATCTACTAACTTGGTGTATATTTTCAGCTCTAAATACTTACAGCGTGGTCAAAGGCAACACAATTGATCACCATGAACTTCTCCAGGTTGTATTTGTATGGGACGTAGTTTCCATGCCAGGCCACGACATTAAATGGTGAAAAATCCTATAGTTAAATAAGGtgttaataaacacatttaaattattgatcAAATAATGGGTTTGTTACTGATGTAATTACCTCCTGTAGGTTAACGTTAGATTTCTTCTCTGTACAAGTTCTCTTTCTCCACTACAACCATAAACATTATACTAAAAATCCTCAATCCTCGTGAAGAGAACCAGGTTAGAATGACTAATATTCTTCTCTGTCTTGATAGTTACAGCAGCAGCAATTTTATATAGCACTCCTCTGACAATGTCAGCACAAAGTGGCGTTCAATAACAGCTGCGAGATCAATTTTTATTCATTACCTGCAAGAGCCTCCAGCCTTGCACCCACACATACACAAGCAGTGTATGTCTACACCAGGGGCACCCAACTGGTCTTCAAGTGCAATCCTACAGGGATTACTGTTCACTGCAAACCACTGACTCCTCAAGACTCGCTAAACAACAAAGCATCGTATTGGCTCAgtgatgctaataataatttcaGCAATTCTGGGCTCAGTGAAAGACCAGAAGGAGCACAAGACTTTGCTGTGTTCTTCCCGGGTGTAACACGAGCACCACTTGCTCAGACTAATAGGACAGTTGTGTTGTTTCTCTGGGTCCTACGAGAGGCTGCCAGAGGTTTGCGATCTCAGTGCAGCACTGGAGCGAGCAAGGGGGAAGCAGGAGGCTGAGGCAGAATCGAAAACATTGCTTGTTTTACATGGATAATTGTCCATAACACGTTAGGCTGCTGTTCATACCTGTTCAGCTGCAAATAGCCTGCCCTGGTACTTATTTATGACCGAGTACCCACTGGGCACCTTGCGATCCTCATACCAGGCAACAGGCACCAGGAAATCACGAGGATTGGCCAAGCCATTGGCACCTGGAGGAAAAGCCGTATAAGGCATAGAGAGACACACTTGGATGCGAGTAGTTTGTCTGGTTTGGCAGTGCTGATTTTAGGCTTCCTGTAAACTGCAGCATTAAACAGACAGTAGGTGGACATTCAGTTTTCACacaaactttttgtttttaaaatgtgataTGTGCAGCTCAGCCCTCTGCTGTTCTGGCTATTTTATTAGCAGTGAGATGACATTAGGAAAAAACAGTAGGAGAAAGGATGATATATAATATTGCATGAGTAGGTTTTCTATAATTGTTATCATGTCATTTTCAATATAATATATCCGTTTACATACCTATAGGTCCAAGATCCGGCAGCTCAAAGTGAGAGCCGTACACCTCCAGGATGTAGCCTCTCGCCTCCCCAAACACGTCCACACTGAAACGCATCCCTTGCTACAAAACCCACAGATAAAGGCTGTGAGACGATGTGCGAGTGAGAATTTCACATTCGGTGTCGAGAGATTTCCCCGATATTACAGCATTATGCAATTGTTGTTACTGGAGCTACTAACAAAATAATTGCATTTCGATTCTCCCATGGTAAACAGGATTGTGCATTGGTGCATAGAATCTATTGAAGTATTAGATATTTCATATTAGTTTGGGGGTTTGGATCACCGccacagtaaaacaaaaaataatcccTTACCTGAATAACACAGATCTCATTGGGCTCTACCATCATTTTCCCAAATTCAGTTGTAATCAGGAGTTTTCCTTGCTGGGGAACTGGACAAGATATGTTTTTTACAGCTCATATTTCTT includes these proteins:
- the spag16 gene encoding sperm-associated antigen 16 protein, which encodes MPTVHCTQRRHWGAMAAPAEQTRQGPYYLDKVSIAEESEDDYQYEEVPADDQWSLTEGEENLEAAVKAMCEQTGDMLTVAQGPTSARQLLSHKPEVVDDFIRNFLIKMGMGKTMDCFQTEWFEMEQRGLLNAADVGFVPDVYTHNQLLDNEIRSVQRERDNYRQAAFRAAETLVKLQKERDFHRMQHKRVVQEKNRLIEDIRRLKKHYASYEPTVRQLNDKCQAALKQKMLVSLERDRAVSQITGLEATLRNLQSGREVPPQGAPSSQWPAREGSVPHRRPKCSPDREPRQHVEGVAPYDPAKDPTKHTASKHPRDSEFPVDTRVNPYLSHAKGQSAHVSKASGFRLTNSLKASDLPVSSLAMHPRKQIIVTASDDRFWKMWGFPNGEIIMTGEGHSDWLSGCCFHPDGSKLATSSGDTTVRVWDFSKAECMLTLEGHTHAVWGCSFHSCGDFVASCSMDNTSKVWDLNSQRCRFTLHGHVDSVNSITFLPFSNTLLTSSADKTLSLWDARTGLCGQTFYGHLHSCNHAAFNLLGDTIVSCDSYGGVKLWDVRKVAVMLSVDTGPHPANQATFSPSGRTVAIASNDGSVKLLDLASSEVSSLVGHEDAVQSVIFDHKGEYLLSGGSDGKMLIWS
- the ndufb4 gene encoding NADH dehydrogenase [ubiquinone] 1 beta subcomplex subunit 4, encoding MADYREAPLASRPKTLDPAEYFALSPAQRRAEAERAALRAQLKRQFQLQLNDPRRAALIEDPALTRWTYARTLNVYPNFRPTPKTSLLGLVCGVAPLLFWYFVFKTDRDNKENLIKEGKVDRRFKLSY
- the hgd gene encoding homogentisate 1,2-dioxygenase → MAELKYLSGFGNEFATEDPRCPGALPDAQNNPQVCPYGLYAEQLSGSAFTCPRPTNKRSWLYRILPSVRHKPFAPLEQGHLTQNWDEVDPDPNQLRWLPFTVPKVSEKKMDFVTGLHTVCGAGDTRTRNGIAVHIYTCNISMLDRCFNNSDGDFLIVPQQGKLLITTEFGKMMVEPNEICVIQQGMRFSVDVFGEARGYILEVYGSHFELPDLGPIGANGLANPRDFLVPVAWYEDRKVPSGYSVINKYQGRLFAAEQDFSPFNVVAWHGNYVPYKYNLEKFMVINCVAFDHADPSIFTVLTAKSTRPGVAIADFVIFPPRWGVADHTFRPPYYHRNCMSEFMGLIKGYYEAKEEGFQPGGASLHSIMTPHGPDSECFEKASGADLKPERVAEGTMAFMFESSFSMAVTKWGLDTCNRLDKNYYKCWEPLKSHFNPNWKPSSK